In Chitinivibrionales bacterium, the following are encoded in one genomic region:
- a CDS encoding cellulase family glycosylhydrolase: MRNLCSRKSLMLMGALALMMVMGSFMDSSALGRRQLHLGTGGRMLDENGNTVTLMGFGLGGWLMFEGYMWKISGGSTSTNFDCPHKMEPSIIDLMGGDTASANQFWNLYRANYVSEKDFCSMKAWGCNSVRVSFNSTNVMPLDGQPASPPYVYNDSGWQLFDNIVNWCTKYQLWLIWDMHGAPGGQSGDNIADADGTARLWTQPTIYQPRAIDLWMKIVQRYANNDWVVGYNLLNEPLLNKYGIDRMNLRNFYIQVTDSIRKIDTKGLLFIDGDNYAQNFTDLTPPWDPLIVYSFHCYPPCCSYFGIDGFATQYNTGMWHGETGENGQNGATAAYNSYDSCVTHLENHNPPVGWAWWTIKKFSNFTEPYSIVPTAGFQACITYWNGGAKPTVAVAKAALLDMAAKTNSDSTTVTFIPEMLTSLKLNPNNKCTVPVAYMESVQPMGFSITQNAATHTGVVISFTLPYSYPVTLNIYDMNGKLQKSLINRSMSAGKQSVTWDRTNMAGKKVVNGVYLYKFTMGEKTLSHHFVLAK; encoded by the coding sequence ATGAGGAATTTATGCTCAAGAAAATCATTGATGCTGATGGGCGCACTTGCATTAATGATGGTTATGGGGTCGTTCATGGATTCGAGCGCGCTGGGAAGAAGGCAGCTTCACCTCGGCACCGGCGGAAGAATGCTGGACGAAAACGGCAATACCGTCACCCTCATGGGATTCGGCCTCGGCGGCTGGCTCATGTTTGAAGGATACATGTGGAAAATTAGCGGAGGGTCAACATCAACAAATTTCGACTGTCCGCATAAAATGGAACCCAGCATCATCGACCTCATGGGGGGTGACACTGCTTCCGCAAACCAATTCTGGAATTTATACCGCGCAAATTACGTCTCTGAAAAAGACTTCTGCTCAATGAAGGCATGGGGCTGCAATTCCGTACGCGTTTCGTTCAATTCAACCAACGTGATGCCGCTCGACGGCCAGCCTGCTTCGCCGCCCTATGTCTATAATGACTCGGGATGGCAGCTTTTCGACAACATCGTGAACTGGTGCACCAAGTACCAGCTCTGGCTCATCTGGGACATGCACGGCGCACCCGGCGGCCAGAGCGGCGACAACATCGCGGACGCAGACGGGACCGCGAGATTGTGGACTCAGCCGACGATTTATCAGCCACGGGCAATTGATTTATGGATGAAAATAGTGCAGAGGTACGCGAACAATGATTGGGTCGTCGGCTACAATCTTCTGAACGAACCGCTGCTTAACAAATACGGCATTGACCGGATGAATCTGCGTAATTTCTATATCCAAGTAACCGACTCGATAAGGAAAATAGACACCAAGGGGCTTCTTTTCATCGACGGTGACAATTACGCACAGAATTTTACGGATTTGACTCCCCCGTGGGACCCGTTGATTGTTTACTCATTCCACTGCTATCCGCCGTGCTGCTCTTACTTCGGCATCGACGGTTTCGCAACGCAATACAACACCGGAATGTGGCACGGGGAGACGGGGGAAAATGGTCAAAATGGTGCAACGGCGGCATATAATTCATATGATTCGTGTGTTACTCACCTTGAAAATCATAATCCGCCCGTAGGTTGGGCTTGGTGGACTATTAAAAAATTCAGCAATTTCACAGAGCCTTACAGCATAGTGCCGACCGCAGGTTTCCAGGCATGTATCACTTATTGGAACGGCGGCGCAAAGCCCACTGTTGCAGTGGCAAAAGCCGCGTTGCTCGATATGGCAGCAAAAACCAATTCGGACAGTACGACCGTTACTTTTATTCCAGAAATGTTAACATCATTAAAATTAAATCCTAATAATAAATGCACCGTACCTGTTGCATACATGGAAAGTGTGCAACCAATGGGATTCTCCATTACCCAGAATGCCGCTACCCATACTGGCGTTGTCATTTCCTTCACCCTACCGTATTCCTATCCGGTCACGCTCAATATTTATGACATGAACGGAAAGCTCCAGAAATCCCTAATAAACCGCTCGATGAGCGCGGGCAAGCAGTCCGTGACATGGGACAGGACGAATATGGCGGGAAAGAAAGTGGTGAACGGCGTTTATCTCTATAAATTTACCATGGGAGAAAAGACTTTGTCGCATCACTTCGTACTTGCGAAATAA
- a CDS encoding SUMF1/EgtB/PvdO family nonheme iron enzyme, which yields MRTKFSPLLIIAAIALPLLLTCTGQQNPFKPKDANITLSLENSSGKTDTNNIIDTVEKTIHVGMSSYLPNYIDSVRLIVVKGPEDTEKAISFNNVFSWSGTQFVDIAFHSIGDRTVTAIVYIQGGQEKSATATITIVGKPFQLAADPVSTSANENSSALFFVKVSGASGQSFTFQWFKDGDIIKNATADSLVVNPVQVASAGRYECVVKDQWGDSVTSAPALLTVVQNPAVNHRPVLAVTGTRNLTPGQTCRLYLSATDMDAGQTFAYALIKGPSGGTLTDTTYVWTPPSNYTGADTVVFAVTDNGTPAMSDTQQVVVTVTAQLLPPARVQGIKGASRNNGYFVFVWYKIGNADSYLIYRSPDKTSFTALSPVSDTAAGDSTHASNYYYYVVAKNSAGTSPSTSDTIYSGDINAKPQWRHNIISAGVREGSSLVLSLADSCTDPNGDAVSFSLMPGGPAQDTILGGTIYSYSPGYSDSGTYVAKIVGSDGRLFDTLTLNLHVINVNRPPVFDTDKPKTSYAISGGALLSFAVSATDPDGDQVTCTVKSSTLPRAMPALNAGIVTWQSVMSDSGLFTIVLSAKDGVDSTQINVSVAVGKVNAPPSVSIQGFTKGQKVYVRETDTLKFTVRVSDPDSATEKLTLRMSDRSPFACGTANPFDSTTGMFQFVPSYSCAAKDTFNIQNVQFIGSDNGNPPLSDTFSISIGVINKNRPPAIVPLRDTTITETQALSLKVSAADPDSNAVTLSASGVPAWAAFTPATGILAGTPAYGQAGKYTVKFKAADDGVPPLSDSATIVITVSPGPTKANFTVSAASGEIPLADSFTNTSTNATSYSWDFGDGTNSTVASPVHVYTAPGTYIVRLLATGASIDSMKKVVTVSRPAAPTNVSATAGVCWIRLTWTKGATSASDTIYYAEGDTVTEATGTKIGNAASPDTIKHLKIGVKYSLAVVSCNSKGGKSNFVYVKATTVAPGGMKLIPAAYKTYLMGEWGVAEPVHNVTFTHDFYMDSTEVTIQDFNAVMAAYSGFSPKTGLARLAVSGIDYFDAVLYCNARSKRDGLDTVYRYASMSGTPGAGCLIFGLSCDSLQKNGYHLPTEAQWEYAARGGTTTENYWTNLTDNNPDDYAWTTFNTGKVIQAVALLKPNNYGLYDVSGNVAEMCNEIYIDPYPSQDQTDPGVSAPSDSSLRVPERGMSVDNPPLSIAYRSGLGSFWIDDTPSSVFGFRVCFTLKY from the coding sequence ATGCGTACCAAATTCTCACCACTGCTCATCATCGCGGCCATTGCTCTTCCCCTTCTACTGACCTGCACAGGCCAGCAAAATCCCTTCAAGCCAAAAGATGCCAATATAACCTTGTCCCTCGAAAATTCAAGCGGGAAAACCGATACCAATAACATCATTGACACTGTTGAAAAAACAATCCATGTGGGGATGAGCAGCTACTTGCCTAATTATATCGATTCGGTAAGGCTGATCGTCGTCAAAGGTCCGGAAGATACCGAAAAGGCGATATCCTTTAATAATGTCTTTTCTTGGTCGGGCACCCAGTTTGTAGATATCGCGTTCCATTCCATCGGCGACAGAACGGTCACCGCCATCGTCTACATACAAGGAGGACAGGAAAAATCAGCAACCGCAACCATCACCATTGTCGGAAAGCCTTTTCAGCTCGCCGCCGACCCGGTCAGCACATCGGCAAACGAGAATTCGTCGGCCCTCTTTTTTGTCAAGGTTTCGGGCGCCTCCGGCCAGTCGTTCACATTTCAGTGGTTCAAGGACGGCGACATAATCAAAAATGCGACCGCCGACAGCCTTGTCGTCAATCCTGTACAGGTGGCGAGCGCGGGCCGCTACGAGTGCGTGGTCAAGGACCAGTGGGGCGATTCGGTCACGAGCGCGCCCGCGCTGCTCACCGTTGTCCAGAACCCCGCGGTCAACCATAGACCCGTGCTTGCGGTGACCGGCACCAGAAATCTGACGCCGGGCCAGACCTGCCGCCTGTATCTTTCCGCAACGGACATGGATGCCGGGCAAACGTTTGCTTATGCCCTTATTAAAGGACCCTCCGGCGGCACGTTGACCGACACGACATACGTATGGACTCCACCATCGAATTACACGGGAGCAGACACGGTGGTGTTTGCCGTGACCGACAACGGCACGCCGGCGATGTCCGATACGCAGCAGGTGGTTGTAACCGTGACCGCGCAACTGCTGCCGCCCGCCAGGGTCCAGGGGATCAAGGGGGCTTCACGGAACAACGGATATTTCGTTTTCGTCTGGTACAAGATCGGCAACGCCGATTCCTATCTTATTTACCGCTCGCCCGACAAAACCTCGTTCACCGCGCTTTCCCCTGTTTCCGATACCGCGGCGGGCGATTCCACGCACGCATCGAATTACTATTATTACGTCGTCGCTAAAAACAGCGCCGGCACTTCACCTTCAACGTCAGACACCATTTATTCCGGCGACATCAATGCAAAGCCCCAATGGAGACACAACATAATTTCCGCAGGCGTCAGGGAGGGCTCGTCCCTGGTCCTGTCGCTTGCCGACTCCTGCACCGATCCGAACGGCGATGCCGTTTCTTTTTCATTGATGCCGGGTGGCCCGGCACAAGACACCATCCTTGGCGGAACAATCTACAGCTATTCACCGGGATATTCCGATTCGGGAACATACGTTGCAAAAATCGTGGGCAGCGACGGCAGGCTTTTTGATACTTTGACTTTGAACCTCCATGTTATCAATGTGAACCGGCCCCCCGTGTTCGACACCGACAAGCCAAAGACCTCGTACGCGATCAGCGGCGGAGCGTTGCTTTCTTTCGCCGTCAGCGCGACAGACCCCGACGGCGACCAGGTGACCTGTACCGTCAAGAGCTCCACCCTGCCGCGCGCCATGCCCGCGCTGAACGCCGGCATCGTGACGTGGCAGTCCGTCATGAGCGATTCCGGGCTTTTCACCATCGTGCTTTCGGCAAAAGACGGCGTGGATTCAACGCAGATTAATGTCTCCGTCGCCGTGGGAAAGGTGAACGCGCCGCCGTCGGTCTCGATTCAGGGATTTACAAAAGGCCAGAAAGTGTATGTGCGGGAGACTGACACACTGAAGTTCACGGTGCGCGTTTCCGATCCCGATTCGGCAACCGAAAAGCTCACCCTGCGGATGAGCGACCGTTCCCCCTTTGCCTGCGGAACCGCCAATCCGTTCGACAGCACCACCGGGATGTTCCAGTTCGTCCCGTCCTATTCATGCGCGGCAAAGGACACCTTCAACATCCAGAACGTGCAGTTCATCGGATCCGACAACGGCAACCCGCCCCTTTCCGACACCTTCTCCATTTCCATAGGTGTGATCAACAAAAACCGGCCTCCGGCCATAGTTCCACTCCGCGACACGACCATTACGGAAACGCAGGCCCTGTCGCTAAAGGTCTCCGCAGCGGACCCGGACAGTAACGCCGTCACCCTTTCCGCCTCCGGCGTGCCCGCCTGGGCCGCCTTTACTCCTGCAACAGGCATTCTCGCCGGCACGCCCGCCTACGGCCAGGCCGGAAAATACACCGTTAAATTCAAGGCCGCAGACGACGGTGTTCCCCCTCTTTCCGATTCCGCAACCATTGTCATCACCGTCAGCCCGGGGCCCACAAAAGCGAATTTCACCGTAAGCGCGGCAAGCGGGGAAATTCCGCTCGCCGACAGCTTCACCAACACTTCAACTAATGCAACATCCTATTCGTGGGATTTCGGCGACGGAACCAACTCGACCGTTGCAAGCCCGGTGCATGTCTACACCGCGCCCGGCACCTACATCGTCAGGCTCCTTGCCACCGGCGCCTCAATCGATTCCATGAAAAAAGTGGTCACCGTGTCACGTCCGGCAGCGCCGACCAATGTCTCGGCGACCGCAGGCGTCTGCTGGATACGGCTGACGTGGACAAAGGGCGCAACGTCCGCATCCGACACCATCTATTACGCCGAGGGAGACACGGTGACCGAGGCAACAGGAACAAAGATAGGAAATGCAGCGTCTCCGGATACAATCAAACACTTGAAAATCGGGGTGAAATACTCGCTCGCCGTGGTGTCGTGCAACAGTAAGGGCGGGAAGTCGAATTTTGTGTATGTAAAGGCGACGACGGTGGCGCCGGGAGGGATGAAGCTGATACCGGCGGCTTATAAAACTTACCTTATGGGAGAATGGGGTGTAGCGGAGCCGGTTCATAATGTTACGTTCACGCATGATTTCTATATGGACAGCACGGAGGTCACGATTCAGGATTTTAACGCGGTCATGGCTGCATATTCCGGATTCTCGCCGAAAACCGGACTCGCCAGGCTTGCCGTTTCCGGAATTGATTACTTTGATGCCGTATTGTATTGCAATGCAAGGAGCAAACGGGATGGACTTGACACGGTGTATCGGTACGCGTCTATGTCCGGCACCCCGGGTGCCGGTTGTTTGATTTTTGGATTAAGCTGTGATTCGTTGCAGAAAAACGGGTATCACTTGCCGACAGAGGCACAGTGGGAGTATGCGGCGAGGGGCGGTACGACGACGGAAAATTATTGGACAAATCTTACGGACAATAATCCGGATGATTATGCTTGGACAACGTTTAATACTGGGAAGGTTATTCAAGCCGTCGCATTACTTAAACCAAATAATTATGGATTATATGATGTGAGCGGGAACGTAGCCGAAATGTGTAATGAAATATATATCGATCCATATCCATCGCAAGACCAGACTGATCCGGGCGTTTCTGCGCCGAGCGACTCGTCACTACGTGTTCCTGAGAGAGGTATGAGCGTTGATAACCCTCCTTTATCAATAGCATACCGTTCAGGATTAGGTTCCTTTTGGATTGATGATACCCCTTCTTCTGTGTTTGGTTTTAGAGTGTGTTTTACGTTGAAATACTGA
- a CDS encoding AP2/ERF family transcription factor produces MPENFTKPFELRNISRIDRKLVGRSKADHAWQVRFKRKNKPMSNWFEDRKYGDKEKALEAAKIYRDAMEIQFGGFFEGGHTTELNVNKNNLVGVWRRVRMVNYKSGPKEFPVWVATWSVGHGKHKVKAFSVSKYGEDEAQRLAIEARNNRTKSYSEKVNLIGNHIAYHPPKNGQVKIWRYMDFTKFVSILQHKGLFFSRIDKLGDSFEGSFSKVNKLLRPLLNKHRSLNSSKCGEIVKELRKWIMASCWHINDQESAAMWNLYAKTNEAICIQSTYEKLKKLCPSPVKIGIIQYVDYEKDWIIENDPILPFLHKRKSFEHEQEVRAIYNLSGLNSFSDPLPTDTPMESGVWFKIDLKELIDRVYIAPQASDWFYRLVLEESKIHGYSFPVKKSSLEEEPFF; encoded by the coding sequence ATGCCCGAAAATTTTACCAAACCTTTTGAATTAAGGAATATTTCCCGCATTGACAGAAAACTTGTAGGTCGAAGTAAAGCAGATCATGCTTGGCAAGTCCGTTTTAAACGAAAAAATAAGCCAATGTCAAATTGGTTTGAAGATCGTAAGTATGGAGATAAGGAAAAAGCTCTTGAAGCTGCTAAAATTTACAGAGATGCAATGGAAATTCAATTTGGTGGATTTTTTGAAGGTGGTCATACAACCGAATTGAATGTTAATAAAAATAATTTAGTTGGTGTATGGCGCCGAGTTCGAATGGTTAATTACAAATCAGGTCCAAAAGAATTTCCTGTATGGGTTGCAACATGGTCGGTAGGACATGGAAAACATAAGGTTAAGGCATTCAGTGTAAGCAAGTATGGTGAGGATGAGGCGCAACGTCTAGCGATTGAGGCTCGGAACAATAGAACTAAATCTTATTCCGAAAAAGTTAATCTAATAGGTAACCATATAGCTTATCATCCGCCTAAAAATGGACAGGTAAAAATATGGCGGTACATGGATTTTACAAAATTCGTTTCCATCCTCCAACATAAAGGGCTATTCTTTTCAAGGATAGATAAACTTGGTGATTCATTTGAGGGCTCATTTTCAAAAGTTAACAAATTATTACGGCCACTGCTTAATAAGCATCGTTCATTAAATTCGAGTAAATGCGGGGAGATTGTAAAAGAATTAAGAAAATGGATCATGGCTAGCTGTTGGCATATAAATGATCAGGAATCAGCTGCTATGTGGAATCTTTACGCAAAAACCAACGAAGCAATTTGCATTCAGTCAACTTATGAAAAGCTTAAAAAGCTTTGTCCGTCACCAGTAAAAATTGGTATAATACAATATGTCGATTATGAAAAGGATTGGATCATTGAAAATGACCCAATCTTGCCATTTTTGCATAAAAGAAAATCATTTGAACACGAACAAGAAGTTAGGGCAATTTATAATTTGTCAGGCTTAAATTCTTTTTCTGATCCTCTTCCAACTGACACACCAATGGAGTCTGGAGTGTGGTTCAAGATTGATCTGAAAGAATTAATAGATCGTGTATATATTGCACCTCAAGCTAGTGATTGGTTTTACCGCCTAGTTTTGGAAGAATCAAAAATTCATGGTTATTCATTTCCAGTGAAAAAGTCTTCATTAGAAGAAGAACCATTCTTTTAA
- a CDS encoding thymidylate synthase: protein MPKNIPVLFVQEKTLAETYEKALVTLYTQGTRLRTQYDKPGAPLSIDATMNLTVLEPMSDPMIHKAFPGGIDDLKEYAMEIRGAKDHWVKNINDPKDTRWEYTYHGRLVAYGAWRELRGGASQEAGFFKIDQIEKVIDKLSKQPFTRQAQMITWMPNLDFDCYDPPCLQSLWYRIMEDEKGVQWLNCNVRFRSNDAWGANFMNMFGFTLFNRDVIAAEVAKRTGKPVELGRMNWHADSWHIYGKDIESAKQQLFDRIDTMSFEERTYNFHDAFIQEMFNDAEARIVKKIKEYDESHK, encoded by the coding sequence ATGCCCAAAAACATCCCCGTCCTTTTCGTCCAGGAGAAAACCCTCGCCGAAACATACGAAAAGGCGCTGGTCACCCTTTACACGCAGGGAACGCGGCTGCGCACCCAGTACGACAAGCCCGGCGCGCCGCTGTCCATAGACGCCACCATGAACCTCACGGTCCTTGAGCCCATGAGCGATCCCATGATCCACAAGGCGTTTCCCGGCGGCATCGACGACCTCAAGGAATATGCCATGGAGATCCGCGGGGCAAAGGACCATTGGGTGAAAAACATCAACGACCCGAAGGACACGCGCTGGGAATACACGTATCACGGCAGGCTCGTTGCCTATGGCGCGTGGCGAGAGCTCAGGGGCGGCGCATCGCAGGAGGCCGGGTTTTTCAAGATAGACCAGATTGAAAAAGTGATTGACAAATTGTCAAAGCAGCCGTTCACGCGCCAGGCACAGATGATCACGTGGATGCCCAATCTCGATTTCGATTGCTATGACCCGCCGTGCCTGCAGTCGCTGTGGTACCGCATCATGGAAGACGAGAAAGGCGTGCAGTGGCTCAACTGCAACGTACGGTTCCGCTCAAATGATGCGTGGGGCGCGAATTTCATGAACATGTTCGGCTTCACGCTGTTCAACCGCGATGTGATCGCGGCGGAAGTGGCAAAGCGCACGGGCAAGCCGGTGGAGCTCGGCCGCATGAACTGGCACGCCGACTCATGGCACATTTACGGAAAAGACATCGAAAGCGCCAAGCAGCAGCTGTTTGACAGAATAGACACCATGAGCTTCGAGGAGCGCACCTATAATTTTCACGACGCGTTCATCCAGGAGATGTTCAATGATGCCGAGGCGAGGATTGTGAAGAAAATAAAAGAATATGATGAAAGTCATAAATAG
- the tssE gene encoding type VI secretion system baseplate subunit TssE, with product MKQALFENLTGHFLDGTPVESVPQSSRGIVSIMDHLNRLFNTREGSLHLKDYGLPDISEIYRKMPHGIDELQKAIKRTVEKYEPRLTRVKVTPVETDAKDFRLVFILSGELSEGGGLVRFQTTFTSMGNSSIAPWKKPE from the coding sequence ATGAAACAAGCACTTTTCGAAAATTTAACCGGCCATTTCCTCGATGGAACACCGGTGGAGAGCGTGCCCCAATCCTCCCGCGGCATCGTGTCCATCATGGACCATCTCAACCGCCTGTTCAACACGCGCGAAGGGAGCCTGCACCTCAAGGACTACGGGCTGCCCGACATATCGGAAATCTACCGGAAGATGCCGCACGGAATCGACGAGCTGCAGAAGGCGATCAAGCGCACGGTGGAGAAATACGAGCCGCGGCTCACCCGAGTAAAGGTGACGCCGGTGGAGACCGACGCCAAGGATTTCAGGCTTGTGTTTATTTTATCGGGCGAGCTTAGTGAGGGCGGCGGCCTGGTGCGGTTCCAGACCACGTTCACGAGCATGGGCAATTCGTCCATTGCGCCGTGGAAGAAACCGGAGTAA
- the tssF gene encoding type VI secretion system baseplate subunit TssF, which translates to MIEKYYEEELRYLYESGREFAKAHPDRAQFLNVDAVGDRDPYVERLFEGFAFLAGRIREKLDDSFPELTEGLFNLMWPGLLHELPPVAIVQFKARTGLLQETRVLARGAELQSAGVGAEGAVCRFTTTSDVRLNPVSLANVKKTVDRKGKASLSFRFELDRGVQLAKLSLSPLRLYLHAEMPTALMLHEFLTRRAVSVSIIAGDGAAACDVDPKAALSPCGLSAEESILPQAPGVFSGYSLLLEYFAYPEKFLFVDLKGFENLPFTEESLGFVTFTVTFDSDFPADKPFSKENFRLFCAPAANIFKKDAEPVAVTGLETEYRVVADANYPASFHAHSIVSIEGVERATGKRSVYEPLYSFTMGGKKRPRTFATQYRYAPDGRRELFITPGGDRLGEQGEIREESLSIVAWCTNGVLPRETIREGGIVNPGVNFPDYVSFSNITRPTLPAMPPRNDDYLWMCISHLGSTCTTLSSPETLKALLRLYDWSHAEGRARRIEAITDASSKPVERIVNGSAVRGVEFSVSLAESEFSDTGDAHLFGQVLKEFLSQYVSVNTFLNLALVLKPSGQTLRWESLEGKKWLI; encoded by the coding sequence ATGATAGAAAAATATTACGAAGAAGAGCTCCGCTACCTCTACGAATCGGGACGGGAATTCGCCAAGGCGCACCCGGACCGCGCGCAGTTCCTCAACGTTGACGCGGTGGGCGACCGCGACCCGTACGTGGAGCGGCTGTTCGAGGGCTTCGCGTTTCTGGCGGGCCGCATCCGCGAAAAGCTCGATGATTCGTTTCCCGAGCTCACCGAGGGACTGTTCAACCTCATGTGGCCCGGCCTGCTGCACGAGTTGCCGCCCGTGGCGATCGTGCAGTTCAAGGCGAGAACCGGCCTTTTGCAGGAGACACGCGTGCTGGCCCGCGGCGCCGAGCTGCAAAGCGCCGGCGTTGGCGCAGAGGGCGCGGTATGCCGGTTCACCACCACGAGCGACGTGCGGCTCAATCCGGTGTCGCTTGCCAATGTTAAGAAGACGGTCGACAGAAAAGGAAAAGCATCGCTTTCCTTCAGGTTCGAGCTTGACCGTGGCGTGCAGCTTGCGAAGCTCTCGCTGTCGCCTTTGCGGCTTTACCTTCACGCCGAGATGCCCACCGCGCTCATGCTGCACGAGTTTCTCACGCGACGCGCCGTGTCGGTCTCTATCATTGCGGGCGACGGCGCTGCCGCCTGCGATGTCGACCCGAAGGCTGCGCTTTCTCCGTGCGGTCTTTCCGCCGAGGAGTCGATACTGCCGCAGGCCCCGGGCGTGTTTTCCGGGTATTCGCTGCTGCTGGAATATTTCGCGTATCCGGAGAAATTCCTCTTTGTCGATTTGAAGGGTTTTGAGAACCTGCCGTTCACCGAAGAATCCCTTGGCTTCGTCACCTTCACCGTTACCTTTGATTCCGATTTTCCGGCCGACAAGCCCTTTTCAAAAGAGAATTTCAGGCTGTTTTGCGCGCCCGCAGCCAATATTTTCAAGAAAGACGCGGAGCCCGTTGCCGTGACCGGGCTCGAGACCGAATACCGCGTGGTGGCGGACGCCAATTATCCCGCGTCGTTCCACGCGCACAGCATTGTTTCCATTGAAGGCGTCGAGCGGGCGACCGGAAAGCGCTCCGTGTACGAGCCGCTGTATTCGTTCACCATGGGAGGAAAAAAGAGGCCGCGTACCTTTGCGACCCAATACCGGTATGCGCCGGACGGGCGCCGCGAACTGTTCATCACGCCCGGCGGCGACCGGCTCGGCGAACAGGGCGAGATACGTGAAGAAAGCCTTTCCATTGTTGCGTGGTGCACGAACGGCGTTCTGCCGAGGGAGACCATACGCGAGGGCGGCATCGTCAATCCGGGCGTGAATTTCCCCGACTATGTCTCGTTCAGCAACATAACCCGGCCCACGCTGCCTGCCATGCCGCCCAGGAACGACGATTATTTATGGATGTGCATCTCGCACCTCGGCTCCACGTGCACCACGCTGTCGTCGCCCGAAACGCTCAAGGCGCTTTTGCGCCTGTACGACTGGTCGCACGCCGAGGGCAGGGCGCGGCGCATCGAGGCCATCACCGACGCGTCATCGAAGCCCGTCGAGCGCATCGTGAACGGCTCGGCCGTGCGCGGCGTGGAATTCTCGGTATCGCTTGCTGAATCGGAATTTTCCGACACCGGCGACGCGCACCTGTTCGGCCAGGTGCTCAAGGAGTTCCTGTCGCAGTACGTTTCGGTGAACACCTTTCTCAATCTTGCGCTGGTGCTCAAACCGTCGGGCCAAACGCTGCGGTGGGAATCATTGGAGGGCAAAAAGTGGCTGATCTGA